A genomic segment from Sphingopyxis sp. DBS4 encodes:
- a CDS encoding amino acid permease: MSEAPSGKAPSRRKSVEAIRRECETAAMHRTLGPFQLVMIGIGCIVGAGVFVMTGTAASHHAGPAVALSFVIAAFACLLVCLCYAELASVLPASGASYSYAYAVLGQGFAWGLGWMLMLEFGLAGSALAVGFSGYFTSLLGDFGLTIPKAAATPWLLAVAGPDGLSFAVSGGLNLVAVAALVAAMLVVIRGVAHSAAINALLVVVKIGVLTGFVIVGARHIDAANLTPFIPVNEGGFRFGIEGVFRAASILFFSYLGFEAVAAAAAEARRPQRDVPIGIVGALIASTLLYVAVALTLTGIVSYRALDVPDPIAIAVNAIGMPVFAVVIKVGALAGLGSVLLVNTYAQSRICHAIARDGLLPPALARLHPRYRTPVAATISVAMISAVAAAVLPISLLADLVSLGTLCVFMTVAIAVIVLRNSHPDLPRPFRVPFGGIRLRGRWIGTVPVLALLSCVLMGAPVLTDIALKAASGEWIPAAILGSYIAAGAALYLLYGRPRTAGGAPLDV, from the coding sequence ATGAGCGAGGCACCATCGGGCAAGGCGCCATCGCGGCGCAAGTCGGTCGAGGCGATCCGGCGCGAATGCGAAACGGCGGCGATGCACCGGACGCTGGGGCCGTTCCAGCTCGTCATGATCGGGATCGGCTGCATCGTCGGGGCGGGCGTCTTCGTCATGACCGGGACGGCGGCCTCGCACCATGCCGGGCCGGCGGTCGCGCTGTCCTTCGTCATCGCCGCCTTCGCCTGTCTGCTCGTCTGCCTCTGCTATGCCGAACTGGCGTCGGTCCTGCCCGCCTCGGGCGCCTCCTATTCCTATGCCTATGCGGTGCTCGGCCAGGGGTTCGCGTGGGGGCTGGGATGGATGCTGATGCTCGAATTCGGCCTCGCCGGATCGGCGCTCGCCGTCGGCTTCTCGGGCTATTTCACCAGCCTGCTCGGCGATTTCGGCCTGACCATTCCCAAGGCGGCCGCGACGCCGTGGCTGCTGGCCGTCGCGGGCCCCGACGGGCTGTCCTTCGCAGTCAGCGGCGGTCTCAACCTCGTCGCGGTGGCGGCGCTTGTCGCCGCCATGCTCGTGGTGATCCGCGGCGTCGCCCATTCGGCGGCGATCAACGCGCTGCTCGTCGTCGTCAAGATCGGGGTGCTGACCGGGTTCGTGATCGTCGGCGCACGCCACATCGATGCGGCAAACCTCACGCCCTTCATCCCCGTCAATGAAGGCGGATTCCGCTTCGGGATCGAGGGCGTGTTCCGCGCCGCGTCGATCCTCTTCTTCTCCTATCTCGGTTTCGAGGCGGTGGCCGCGGCGGCGGCCGAGGCGCGCCGGCCGCAACGCGACGTCCCGATCGGCATCGTCGGCGCGCTGATCGCCAGCACCCTGCTCTATGTCGCGGTCGCGCTGACGCTGACCGGCATCGTCTCCTATCGCGCGCTCGACGTTCCCGATCCGATCGCGATCGCGGTGAACGCGATCGGCATGCCGGTCTTCGCGGTGGTCATCAAGGTGGGGGCGCTCGCCGGCCTCGGCTCGGTCCTGCTGGTCAACACCTATGCGCAGTCGCGCATCTGTCACGCCATCGCCCGCGACGGGCTGTTGCCCCCGGCGCTCGCCCGGCTGCATCCGCGCTATCGCACCCCGGTCGCCGCGACGATCTCGGTCGCGATGATTTCGGCCGTGGCCGCCGCGGTCCTGCCGATATCGCTGCTCGCCGACCTCGTCAGCCTCGGCACCCTGTGCGTCTTCATGACCGTCGCGATCGCGGTGATCGTGCTGCGCAACAGCCATCCCGACCTGCCGCGGCCCTTTCGCGTTCCCTTCGGCGGCATTCGCCTGCGCGGGCGATGGATCGGGACGGTACCGGTGCTCGCCCTGCTCTCGTGCGTCCTGATGGGCGCCCCGGTGCTGACCGACATCGCGTTGAAAGCGGCCTCCGGCGAGTGGATTCCCGCGGCGATATTGGGAAGCTATATCGCCGCGGGCGCCGCGCTCTATCTTCTCTATGGTCGCCCGCGCACGGCGGGAGGCGCTCCCCTGGATGTTTGA
- a CDS encoding alpha/beta hydrolase, which produces MKRPLFAALSALMLTANGPAPAPEALLSPTDIELTAPEKAEIALGLKPDAWFAAQLRGPRERIDGQLLNPKTQFLAERSRERGADSEADLLAAFDTPEKRAKIRASVDREWRIHTALTADMASVRDAVVPGRGGPIPVRVYRPVTTRDGPLPVLVYYHGGGFLFGSITAMDRVARLIANEADSIVVSVDYRLAPEHPFPAPQDDAEDAFLWARDHAAEWGGDAARVGVGGDSAGGHLALVTSLRQRAAGRPVPAYQLLYYPAVTLDQGDPSYRLFGTGYDLDIPFVKAAIRLAFPDPATHSAPGSWVLAEKSLAGMPATIVATAGFDPLRDQGRELARRLERDGVSVTYLNYASLSHSFLNWSGLIDDARHAATVTAALFGDAIRSRDVAALQTSRGAPPAVRGRP; this is translated from the coding sequence ATGAAACGCCCGCTTTTTGCTGCCTTGTCGGCTTTGATGCTCACCGCGAACGGACCCGCTCCCGCGCCCGAGGCACTGCTGTCGCCGACCGACATCGAACTCACCGCGCCCGAAAAGGCCGAGATCGCGCTCGGGTTGAAACCCGACGCCTGGTTTGCGGCGCAACTTCGCGGCCCGCGCGAGCGGATCGACGGCCAGCTCCTCAATCCGAAAACCCAGTTTCTGGCGGAAAGGAGCCGAGAGCGCGGCGCGGATAGCGAAGCCGACCTGCTCGCGGCCTTCGACACGCCGGAAAAGCGGGCGAAGATTCGCGCATCGGTCGATCGCGAATGGCGGATCCACACCGCGCTTACCGCCGACATGGCATCGGTTCGCGACGCCGTCGTGCCGGGTCGTGGCGGCCCGATCCCGGTGCGCGTCTATCGCCCGGTGACGACCCGCGACGGGCCGCTCCCCGTGCTCGTCTATTATCATGGCGGCGGCTTCCTGTTCGGCAGCATCACCGCGATGGACCGCGTCGCGCGGCTGATCGCCAACGAGGCGGACAGCATCGTCGTCTCGGTCGACTATCGCCTCGCGCCCGAGCATCCCTTTCCGGCGCCGCAGGACGATGCCGAGGACGCCTTCCTCTGGGCGCGCGACCATGCCGCCGAATGGGGCGGCGATGCGGCGCGGGTCGGCGTCGGGGGCGACAGCGCGGGCGGTCATCTCGCGCTCGTCACCTCGCTGCGCCAGCGCGCGGCGGGGCGCCCGGTTCCCGCCTATCAGCTTCTCTATTATCCGGCGGTCACGCTCGATCAGGGCGACCCGTCGTACCGGCTTTTCGGGACCGGCTACGACCTGGACATTCCGTTCGTGAAGGCAGCGATCCGGCTCGCCTTTCCCGATCCGGCGACGCACAGCGCGCCCGGAAGCTGGGTGCTTGCCGAAAAATCACTCGCGGGGATGCCCGCGACGATCGTCGCGACCGCGGGCTTCGACCCGCTGCGCGATCAGGGGCGCGAACTGGCGCGGCGGCTCGAGCGGGACGGGGTCAGCGTGACCTATCTCAACTATGCCTCGCTCAGCCACAGCTTCCTCAACTGGTCGGGGCTAATCGACGACGCGCGCCACGCCGCGACGGTGACCGCCGCGCTGTTCGGCGACGCGATCCGCAGCCGCGACGTCGCGGCGCTTCAAACATCCAGGGGAGCGCCTCCCGCCGTGCGCGGGCGACCATAG
- a CDS encoding glycoside hydrolase family 1 protein: MERRDFLGMAGSAAGAVLMAGPATAAPGKGRAGFLWGTAGAAYQVEGANVASDLWVMEHVVPPIFADKSGDACDVYHRFDEDIALSASLGFNTHRFGIEWARIEPERGQISEAALAYYRRVLEACERRKMKAVVTLSHFTVPRWVAASGGFADPANVEAFAAHCARVVQHMGDRIHLAITFNEPNLATVVRWSGLSEQYRPYIEAAQKAAGVAQNAPNWSSPMLAGDRQYDGIVAAHTQAITAMRAAGAAFPIGLSLAIPADTAAGGDDRGLKRKQAEMLDRWLAAPGDFVGIQTYTGGEVGPDADVPPAPGIEVTQMGYAFTPGAIEGAIRLVAGRTDRPLYVTENGVATEDDRRRIAYIEGAVAGVERCLADGIDLRGYIHWSLLDNWEWVAGYRPKFGLVAVEPGTFRRIPKPSARFLGAIAKRGGLA, translated from the coding sequence ATGGAACGTCGTGACTTTCTGGGCATGGCCGGCAGCGCGGCAGGGGCGGTGCTGATGGCCGGACCGGCGACGGCCGCACCCGGCAAAGGGCGCGCCGGGTTCCTTTGGGGCACGGCCGGCGCCGCTTATCAGGTCGAGGGCGCGAACGTCGCCAGCGATTTGTGGGTCATGGAGCATGTCGTGCCGCCGATTTTCGCGGACAAGTCGGGCGACGCCTGCGACGTCTATCACCGCTTCGACGAAGACATCGCGCTGTCGGCCTCGCTCGGCTTCAACACCCATCGCTTCGGCATCGAATGGGCGCGGATCGAGCCCGAGCGCGGGCAGATTTCCGAAGCGGCGCTCGCCTATTACCGGCGCGTTCTCGAAGCCTGCGAACGCCGCAAGATGAAGGCGGTCGTCACGCTCAGCCATTTCACCGTCCCGCGCTGGGTCGCCGCGAGCGGGGGCTTTGCCGATCCCGCCAACGTCGAGGCGTTCGCCGCCCATTGCGCGCGTGTCGTCCAGCATATGGGCGACAGGATTCATCTCGCGATCACCTTCAACGAACCCAATCTCGCGACCGTGGTCCGCTGGAGCGGGCTGTCCGAACAATACCGCCCCTATATCGAGGCTGCGCAGAAAGCAGCGGGTGTCGCGCAAAATGCCCCGAACTGGTCGAGCCCGATGCTCGCGGGCGACCGCCAATATGACGGCATCGTCGCGGCTCACACGCAGGCGATTACGGCAATGCGTGCCGCCGGGGCCGCTTTCCCCATCGGCTTGTCGCTGGCCATTCCCGCCGACACCGCCGCCGGTGGCGACGACCGCGGCCTGAAGCGCAAACAGGCCGAGATGCTCGACCGCTGGCTCGCCGCGCCGGGCGATTTCGTCGGCATCCAGACCTATACCGGCGGCGAAGTCGGGCCCGATGCCGACGTTCCGCCCGCGCCGGGCATCGAGGTCACGCAAATGGGCTATGCCTTCACCCCGGGCGCCATCGAGGGCGCGATCCGGCTGGTCGCGGGCCGCACCGACCGCCCGCTCTACGTGACGGAGAATGGCGTCGCGACCGAGGACGACCGGCGCCGCATCGCCTATATCGAAGGCGCCGTGGCGGGGGTCGAACGCTGCCTTGCCGACGGCATCGACCTGCGCGGCTATATCCACTGGTCGCTGCTCGACAATTGGGAATGGGTTGCCGGCTATCGGCCGAAATTCGGCCTGGTAGCGGTCGAGCCCGGGACGTTCCGCCGTATTCCGAAACCCTCGGCGCGCTTCCTCGGCGCCATCGCCAAACGCGGCGGGCTCGCCTGA
- a CDS encoding TonB-dependent receptor produces the protein MKNINLNQRLAWMASGAMLCIAQPAVAQDAEGADSASDHSGDIIVTAQRREQRLIDVPSSVASVDSETIRNLSVQNVSDLATHVPNLQINSSTSLGSTIIIRGVGASSRNIGFDARVGVYLDGVYLGQSPALNQELVDLERVEVLRGPQGALFGKNTVAGAINLISRPPSFDTEAHVSVRIGNYDERQATARLNLPVSDTAAVSFSVNRSKRDGFTTNVFDDSTVGTRNVTSWRGQLRWDATPQFSVRLTADGLRAREIAEYGNAITDTFGTALSPLYEQPRKVDLDARNIDRRDVYGAALELSYAIDDGPTLRSITAWRSTKFASENDLDYSPADFLTVDFSDRYRQWTQEFQLLSGKGGPLDYVFGLYLYQQDARTARAARAGSLGPLLGVAPGAELPTTGELRTRNVALYGNAEYELIDRLTLGLGFRWSWEEKRVDYSIDGSAFPLGLATGRFQDKRSDHDFSPTVTLTYELMPRLNVFARYAQGYKSGGYNLDFVGAEIFPGSLEFAKESVSSFEGGVKGDLFDRSLRFSLTAFDTRFDDYQVDQFQDMGDGVTAIVIGNASKVRSRGVEFEASLRASDRLDFTLGAGYQDTIFTSFPGGGAGGGDASGKRMPGASKFQSQIGADYRLPLGSELQLALHADHTHRSAYYTDIGNDRTIAIGGMTIPYDRVPATDFVNARIALGRADRGWEVALWARNLFDAQAIFNYGKDFFGTRTRTYAPPRTWGVELSASF, from the coding sequence GTGAAAAATATCAATTTGAACCAGCGACTTGCGTGGATGGCTTCGGGCGCGATGCTGTGCATCGCCCAGCCCGCGGTGGCGCAGGATGCCGAGGGGGCCGATTCGGCGAGCGATCATTCGGGCGACATCATCGTCACCGCGCAGCGGCGCGAACAGCGGCTGATCGACGTGCCGAGCTCGGTCGCGTCGGTCGACAGCGAGACGATCCGCAACCTCAGCGTCCAGAATGTCTCCGACCTCGCGACGCACGTTCCCAATCTTCAGATCAATTCGTCGACCTCGCTCGGCTCGACGATCATCATCCGCGGCGTCGGCGCCAGCAGCCGCAACATCGGCTTCGACGCGCGCGTCGGCGTCTATCTCGACGGCGTCTATCTGGGGCAGTCGCCGGCGCTGAACCAGGAACTGGTCGACCTCGAACGCGTCGAGGTGCTGCGGGGGCCGCAGGGCGCGCTGTTCGGCAAGAACACCGTCGCGGGGGCGATCAACCTGATCTCGCGCCCGCCGAGCTTCGACACCGAGGCCCATGTCAGCGTCCGTATCGGCAATTATGACGAGCGGCAGGCGACCGCGCGGCTCAATCTTCCCGTATCGGATACCGCCGCGGTCAGTTTCTCGGTCAATCGGTCGAAGCGCGACGGCTTCACGACCAATGTCTTCGACGACAGCACGGTCGGCACCCGCAACGTCACCTCGTGGCGCGGACAGCTTCGGTGGGACGCGACGCCGCAGTTCAGCGTCCGGCTGACCGCCGACGGGCTGCGCGCGCGCGAAATCGCCGAATATGGCAATGCGATCACCGACACGTTCGGAACCGCGCTGTCGCCGCTCTATGAGCAGCCGCGCAAGGTCGATCTCGACGCGCGCAATATCGACCGGCGCGATGTCTATGGCGCCGCGCTCGAGCTTTCCTATGCGATCGACGACGGGCCGACCTTGCGCTCGATCACCGCGTGGCGCTCGACAAAGTTCGCGAGCGAGAACGACCTCGACTATTCGCCCGCCGATTTCCTGACGGTCGATTTCTCCGACCGCTATCGCCAATGGACGCAGGAATTTCAGCTATTGTCGGGCAAGGGCGGGCCGCTCGACTATGTTTTCGGCCTCTATCTCTATCAGCAGGACGCGCGGACCGCGCGCGCGGCGCGCGCCGGCTCGCTCGGCCCGCTGCTCGGCGTCGCGCCCGGCGCCGAACTGCCGACGACGGGCGAATTGCGCACCCGCAACGTCGCGCTCTATGGCAATGCCGAATATGAGCTCATCGACCGCCTGACCCTCGGCCTCGGCTTTCGCTGGTCGTGGGAAGAAAAGCGCGTCGATTACAGCATCGACGGCAGCGCCTTCCCGCTCGGCCTCGCGACCGGGCGCTTTCAGGACAAGCGCAGCGACCATGATTTCTCGCCGACGGTGACATTGACCTATGAGTTGATGCCGCGGCTCAACGTCTTCGCGCGCTACGCCCAGGGCTACAAGAGCGGCGGCTACAATCTCGACTTCGTCGGCGCCGAGATATTTCCCGGCTCGCTCGAATTCGCGAAGGAGAGCGTTTCGTCGTTCGAGGGCGGGGTCAAGGGCGACCTGTTCGATCGCAGCCTGCGCTTCAGCCTGACCGCTTTCGACACGCGCTTCGACGATTATCAGGTCGACCAGTTTCAGGACATGGGCGACGGGGTGACCGCGATCGTGATCGGCAACGCGTCGAAGGTGCGCAGTCGCGGCGTCGAGTTCGAGGCGTCGCTCCGCGCGAGCGACCGGCTCGATTTCACGCTGGGCGCGGGCTATCAGGACACGATCTTCACCAGCTTCCCCGGCGGCGGGGCGGGCGGCGGCGACGCCTCGGGCAAGCGCATGCCCGGCGCGTCGAAATTCCAGAGCCAGATCGGCGCCGATTACCGGCTGCCGCTCGGGTCCGAGCTGCAACTCGCGCTGCACGCCGACCATACGCACCGCAGCGCCTATTATACCGACATCGGCAACGACCGCACCATCGCCATCGGCGGGATGACCATCCCCTACGACCGCGTGCCCGCGACCGATTTCGTCAACGCGCGCATCGCGCTCGGCCGCGCGGACCGCGGCTGGGAGGTCGCGCTCTGGGCGCGCAACCTGTTCGATGCGCAGGCGATCTTCAACTACGGCAAAGACTTCTTCGGCACCCGCACCCGCACCTATGCGCCGCCGCGCACTTGGGGCGTCGAACTCAGCGCATCATTTTGA
- a CDS encoding beta-N-acetylhexosaminidase, translating to MRYFGALAAALVAVPCHAAPALMPLPVAVVPNGTGVLRVEGPLKAEWQGCGDAAVLDRAAARLGSDVLRQTGLILDPAKPVPVRATCRSAQDGADRGEAYRLTVESGGVVIDADGPTGVLRAYATLRQLAGLSPSGIAIAHQSIADAPRFAWRGVMLDPARHFLSVATIKRQIDAMERLKFNTLHLHLSDDQGFRVESRRYPRLNADGEFYRQSEIRDLVAYAADRGIRIVPEFDVPGHSRAFVTAYPEVGTVSKTMFLGQPEVALNPASEETYRFLERLFGEMAPLFPDPHFHIGGDEVSRTVWADAEDVKALMARENLADSKAVEAYFLRRAAAIVRRLGKTVIGWEEVSDAGLPKDSIVQAWQASNAMADATAKGQRTIVSAGYYLNLLMPADYHYGIDPAATAAAGLTPDHAKALRGLSPLLANVVTDALVDFPRAPLSAEQEKWLIGAEAPLWGEIATDELIDHHLWPRAAALAERFWSPASTTDTADMYRRLAVVSAQLTVSGLDDRATRQRIAARIAPDDDGAVAGLLAITGPVRNMAHDHRIKAMLAGQRIVQPLNALADAAPVDSLVARRFAEEAKRYVGGERALGAPLRAQLSDWRNLEARFTALAAGNPMLEPARPTAASIAAAATTGLEALDALEAGKPLPAAQAQKAKDLLARLEAEEAASWRPFDSFLRPQPAADLIVKIGPGVSALVDAAAR from the coding sequence ATGAGATATTTTGGAGCGCTGGCCGCCGCGCTGGTCGCCGTCCCCTGTCATGCGGCGCCCGCGCTGATGCCGCTGCCGGTGGCGGTGGTTCCGAACGGCACCGGGGTGCTGCGGGTGGAAGGGCCGCTGAAAGCCGAATGGCAGGGGTGCGGCGATGCGGCGGTGCTCGATCGCGCCGCCGCCCGGCTCGGCAGCGACGTGCTGCGGCAGACGGGGCTGATCCTCGATCCCGCGAAGCCGGTGCCGGTGCGCGCGACCTGCCGGTCGGCGCAGGACGGCGCCGATCGCGGCGAAGCCTATCGCCTGACCGTGGAGAGCGGGGGCGTCGTCATCGATGCCGACGGCCCCACCGGCGTGCTGCGCGCCTATGCGACCCTGCGGCAACTCGCGGGGCTTTCGCCCTCGGGCATCGCCATTGCGCATCAGTCGATCGCCGACGCGCCGCGCTTTGCCTGGCGCGGGGTGATGCTCGACCCCGCGCGGCATTTCCTGTCGGTTGCGACGATCAAGCGGCAGATCGACGCGATGGAGCGGCTGAAGTTCAATACGCTTCACCTCCACCTGTCGGACGATCAGGGTTTTCGCGTCGAAAGCCGGCGCTATCCGAGGCTCAACGCCGACGGTGAATTTTACCGGCAATCGGAGATTCGCGACCTCGTTGCCTATGCGGCCGATCGCGGTATCCGCATCGTTCCCGAATTCGACGTCCCCGGCCACAGCCGCGCATTCGTCACCGCCTATCCCGAGGTCGGCACCGTTTCGAAGACGATGTTCCTTGGCCAGCCCGAGGTCGCGCTCAACCCGGCATCGGAGGAAACCTACCGCTTTCTGGAACGCCTGTTCGGCGAGATGGCGCCGCTGTTTCCCGACCCGCATTTCCATATCGGCGGCGACGAGGTTTCCCGGACGGTCTGGGCCGATGCGGAGGATGTGAAGGCGCTGATGGCGCGCGAAAATCTGGCCGACAGCAAGGCGGTCGAGGCCTATTTCCTGCGCCGCGCGGCGGCTATCGTGCGCCGGCTCGGCAAGACGGTCATCGGATGGGAGGAAGTGTCGGACGCGGGACTCCCCAAGGACAGCATCGTCCAGGCCTGGCAGGCGTCGAACGCGATGGCGGACGCGACCGCGAAGGGGCAGCGGACGATCGTGTCGGCGGGCTATTACCTCAACCTGCTGATGCCCGCCGATTATCATTATGGCATCGATCCCGCGGCGACCGCCGCGGCCGGGCTGACGCCCGACCATGCCAAGGCGCTGCGCGGACTCTCTCCGCTGCTCGCGAATGTCGTCACTGACGCGCTGGTCGATTTTCCGCGCGCGCCGCTGTCGGCCGAGCAGGAAAAATGGCTGATCGGGGCCGAGGCGCCGCTGTGGGGCGAGATCGCGACCGACGAGCTGATCGACCATCATCTGTGGCCGCGCGCCGCCGCGCTGGCCGAGCGATTCTGGTCGCCGGCCAGCACGACCGATACCGCCGACATGTACCGGCGGCTCGCGGTCGTGTCGGCGCAGCTCACGGTCAGCGGGCTCGACGATCGGGCGACCCGGCAGCGGATCGCCGCCCGGATCGCGCCCGACGACGATGGCGCGGTGGCCGGTCTGCTGGCGATCACCGGGCCGGTCCGCAACATGGCGCACGATCATCGCATCAAGGCGATGCTCGCGGGCCAGCGTATCGTCCAGCCCTTGAACGCCCTTGCCGACGCGGCGCCCGTCGACAGCCTGGTCGCGCGGCGGTTTGCAGAGGAGGCGAAGCGCTATGTCGGCGGCGAGCGCGCGCTCGGTGCGCCGCTGCGCGCGCAGCTCAGCGATTGGCGGAATCTGGAAGCGCGCTTCACGGCGCTCGCGGCCGGCAACCCGATGCTGGAGCCGGCGCGTCCGACCGCCGCTTCGATCGCAGCGGCGGCGACGACGGGTCTCGAGGCGCTCGACGCGTTGGAGGCGGGGAAGCCGTTGCCCGCCGCGCAGGCGCAAAAGGCGAAGGACCTGCTGGCGCGACTGGAAGCGGAGGAAGCGGCCTCGTGGCGGCCGTTCGATTCCTTCCTGCGCCCGCAGCCCGCCGCCGACCTGATCGTGAAGATCGGGCCGGGGGTCAGCGCGCTGGTGGACGCCGCCGCCCGATAG
- a CDS encoding TetR/AcrR family transcriptional regulator: MAKRATSAKSIRQRKQPTQARGRQSIADIIDATERVLRRDGPAHITTPAIAAEAGVSIGAIYHYYPNKESIILALYEGKLAGIRAMVETPIEPVAGDWREGVRRWIHDVKAREAASGYDLVMEEAADYFPALKDIARSHAAGQARTLARHLRTLGSPWPDDALFDLALHAFFLNSSLWLYWSHAGAPLPQGIDRLAEVVAAIFSPALDGALPPPRPYAKPKQSGAAATP, encoded by the coding sequence GTGGCAAAGCGCGCGACATCCGCGAAATCGATCAGGCAACGCAAGCAGCCGACGCAGGCGCGCGGGCGGCAGAGCATCGCCGACATCATCGACGCGACCGAGCGTGTCCTGCGGCGCGACGGTCCCGCGCATATCACCACGCCCGCGATCGCGGCCGAGGCGGGCGTGTCGATCGGCGCCATCTATCATTATTATCCGAACAAGGAATCGATCATCCTCGCCCTCTACGAGGGCAAGCTTGCCGGTATCCGGGCGATGGTCGAAACGCCGATCGAACCCGTCGCCGGCGACTGGCGCGAAGGCGTCCGGCGCTGGATTCACGACGTCAAGGCGCGCGAAGCGGCATCGGGCTACGATCTGGTGATGGAGGAAGCCGCCGATTATTTCCCGGCCCTCAAGGATATCGCGCGCAGCCATGCGGCCGGACAGGCCCGCACGCTGGCGAGGCATTTGCGCACGCTGGGTTCGCCATGGCCCGACGATGCCCTGTTCGACCTCGCGCTGCATGCCTTCTTCCTGAATTCCAGCCTGTGGCTCTACTGGTCGCATGCCGGCGCGCCGCTGCCGCAGGGAATCGACCGGCTGGCGGAGGTGGTGGCGGCCATCTTTTCCCCGGCGCTCGACGGCGCCCTCCCCCCTCCCCGCCCCTACGCAAAACCGAAACAATCCGGCGCGGCAGCGACGCCATAA
- a CDS encoding carboxylesterase/lipase family protein, translated as MRRLSIAALLFAATAQPVTAQEVATAEGRVSGAAEEGAEVFKGVPFAAPPVGDLRWRPPQPVAPWQGVRAATRFGHDCMRPAADPAFEPSEDCLYLNVWRPAGAVTGKRPVIVWIHGGAFVSGSNVPAEASGAAFARDGVVFVAPNYRLGRFGFFAHPALSAERPDEPKGNYGYLDQIAALQWVQRNIAAFGGDPDNVTIMGASAGGESVLALAASPLAQGLFRRVIAQSGGGRTQLLGAQMLSADSEAHPSAEKIGVAFAASVGIAGDDAAALERLRALPAEKIAGNLTALGMVFLGERSRFSGPIVDGRIVTAQPAEALKVAPPLPVIVGSDEADLGLNRATSKDAAFAAFGPRADEARAAYDPAGTATLDDINGMIGRDRTMIEPARLVARTVAANGKPAWLFRFSYVAEAQRGKPTKGAEHSSEVVYTFDTLGALLGDKVSATDAEVASTMHRYWVNFARTGDPNGAGLPSWTPVTAAADPLLDFQADGRAVVKADPWKARLDVTEAQAEAAN; from the coding sequence GTGCGGCGCCTGTCGATCGCGGCCTTGCTGTTCGCGGCAACCGCGCAGCCCGTCACGGCGCAGGAGGTTGCGACCGCCGAAGGCCGGGTAAGCGGCGCGGCGGAGGAGGGCGCCGAGGTCTTCAAGGGGGTGCCGTTTGCCGCGCCGCCGGTCGGCGACCTGCGCTGGCGGCCGCCACAGCCCGTGGCCCCCTGGCAAGGCGTGCGCGCGGCGACGCGGTTCGGGCATGACTGTATGCGACCGGCGGCCGATCCGGCGTTCGAGCCCTCGGAAGACTGCCTTTATCTGAACGTCTGGCGTCCGGCCGGCGCGGTGACCGGAAAGCGGCCGGTGATCGTCTGGATCCATGGCGGTGCCTTCGTGTCGGGGTCGAATGTTCCGGCCGAGGCCTCGGGCGCTGCCTTCGCGCGCGACGGCGTGGTCTTCGTCGCGCCGAATTACCGGCTGGGGCGCTTCGGCTTTTTCGCGCACCCGGCGCTGTCCGCCGAACGGCCCGATGAGCCGAAGGGCAATTACGGCTATCTCGACCAGATCGCGGCGCTGCAATGGGTGCAGCGCAATATTGCCGCGTTCGGCGGCGACCCGGACAATGTGACGATCATGGGGGCATCGGCGGGCGGCGAGTCGGTGCTCGCGTTGGCGGCCTCCCCGCTCGCGCAGGGCCTGTTCCGGCGGGTGATCGCGCAGTCGGGCGGCGGGCGCACCCAATTGCTCGGCGCGCAGATGCTGTCGGCGGACAGCGAGGCGCATCCTTCGGCCGAGAAGATCGGGGTTGCCTTCGCGGCGAGCGTCGGCATCGCGGGCGATGACGCGGCGGCGCTCGAACGGCTGCGCGCGCTGCCCGCCGAAAAGATCGCGGGCAATCTGACCGCGCTCGGCATGGTGTTCCTGGGCGAGCGGAGCCGCTTTTCGGGGCCGATCGTCGATGGCCGTATCGTCACCGCACAGCCCGCCGAAGCACTGAAAGTCGCCCCGCCGCTGCCGGTGATCGTCGGATCGGACGAGGCCGACCTCGGCCTCAATCGCGCGACGTCGAAGGATGCGGCCTTTGCGGCGTTCGGGCCGCGTGCCGACGAAGCGCGCGCCGCCTATGATCCCGCCGGCACCGCGACGCTCGATGACATCAACGGCATGATCGGCCGCGACCGGACGATGATCGAGCCCGCGCGGCTCGTCGCGCGCACGGTCGCGGCGAACGGCAAGCCCGCCTGGCTGTTTCGCTTTTCCTACGTCGCCGAAGCGCAGCGCGGCAAGCCGACCAAGGGCGCCGAACATTCAAGCGAGGTCGTCTATACGTTCGACACGCTGGGCGCGCTGCTGGGCGACAAGGTGAGTGCGACCGATGCGGAGGTCGCGTCCACGATGCATCGTTATTGGGTGAATTTCGCCCGCACCGGCGACCCCAATGGCGCCGGCCTGCCGTCGTGGACGCCAGTTACCGCAGCCGCCGACCCGCTGCTGGACTTTCAGGCCGACGGGCGGGCGGTGGTCAAGGCCGATCCGTGGAAAGCGCGCCTCGATGTGACCGAGGCGCAGGCCGAAGCCGCGAACTGA